The DNA region TCGCCGGGTCAGGCGCGAGCGCGAGGCGCTGGAGGGCCGACTCACCGCCACCCTCCAGGCCCGGCTGGGCACCCTGCCGGGCGCGCCTCCGTCCGAGCCCGCCGCGAGGAGCGCGTGAAGGTCCACCCCTCCCCGGAGGCCCGCTGGCTGCTCTCCCCCCCGGCGAGCCGCGCGGAACTGCTGAGCGCCATGCGCGCGTGGCGGGTGTCGCCGCCCCTCGCGCAGGTGCTCCACGGCCGGGGCCTGACCCCCGCCCACCTCGACCCGCCGCTGACCCTGACCCCCAACCCGGCGCTGCGGGAGGCGGCGCGGCGCATTGTGGCGGCGATTCGGGCACGCAAGCGGATCCGCATCCACGGTGACTACGACGCGGATGGGGTAAGCGCGACCGCCATCCTCGTGCTGGGGCTGCGCGAGCTGGGGGCCATTGTCCACGGCTTCATCCCGCACCGCCTGAACGAGGGGTACGGCATCCACCCTGACCGGGTGGAGGAACACGCCGCCGCCTGCGACCTGCTCGTCACGGTGGACTGCGGGGTCACCAACCTGGAGGAGGTGGGGGCGCTCCTCGCGCGTGGGGTCGAGGTCATCGTCACCGACCACCACGCGCCGGGCCTCGACTTCCCGAGTTGCCTCGTCGTCCACCCCAGCCTGACGACCCGGTACGACCCCGCCCTGCACAACCTGACGGGGGCGGGCGTGGCGTACCACCTGCTGTGGGCGGTGCGCGCAGAACTCGGGCTGGGGGAGCCGCGCGACCTCGCGGGTCTGGCGACGCTGGGCACGGTCGCGGACGTGGCCCCGCTGGTCGGCGAGAACCGGGCGCTCGTGCGGGTGGGGCTCCCGGCGTTGGCGGAGTCCCGGCTGCCGGGCGTGCGGGCGCTCTTGCGGGCCAAGGGCGCCCTGCGGCCGAGTGCGCGGGACGTGGCCTTTTTGCTCGCGCCGCTGCTGAATGCGGCGGGGCGGCTGGGGGAGGCGGACCTCGCGCTCGGGCTGCTGACGACCACTGGCGAGCACGAGGCGGCGACCCTCGCCACCTACCTGGAGGCGCGCAACCAGGAACGCCGGGTGATCCAGGACCGGATGTTCGCGCAGGCGCTGGAGATCGCCGACCCCGAGGCCCCCGCCATCCTGGTGACCCGGGAGGACTGGCACGCGGGCGTGATGGGCATCGTGGCGAGCAAGCTGCTGGAGACCTTTCACAAGCCCGTCTTCGTGGTCGCGCAGGGCAAGGGCTCGGTGCGCAGCACGCCGGGGATCAGCGCGGTGGAGGGGCTGCGCTACAGCCACGACCTCCTGAGGCGCTACGGGGGGCACCCCGGCGCGGCGGGCTTCGCCATCGACCCCGCCAACCTCCCCGCCCTGCGGGGAAGGCTGCACGAGTACGCCCGGCAGTTCCCGCCCCCCGTGCCCGAGTACCGGCTCGACGCGCCGCTGCCGACCCTGGGGGCGACCCTGGACCTGGTGACCGAGGCCGCCGCCTTCGAGCCGTACGGGACCGGGCACACCCCGCCCCTGTGGCACGTGCGCGAGCCGCTCGCCGCCACCCGCCTCGTCGGCAAGCGCGGGGACAGCCTGCAATTCCAGGTCGGGCCCCTGAGGGGCATCAAGCACGGCGAGCGCGACGCGACCCCCGGCGAGCGCGACCTCGCCACCCACCTCGTCATGAGCGAGTGGCGCGGGCGGACCCGGCTGGAGCTGCACGGGCAGGCGCTCAGGGCGCCGGGGCGGCTGGGGCTGGCGGGGAGCCCGGGGGACGTCGCCCCGCTCCCCCGCCTCGACCCCAGGGAAGCCATGCGGCACCTGAAGGCGGGAGCGGCGGCCTACGCGGACGGCGCGGTCGCCGCTTACCTGCGGGATCAGGTGCCCGGCCTGACTCTCCGTTCCCCCGGAGAGGCGCCCCCCGGCGGCGAACTGATCCTGTACGCCCTGCCCGCCGAGGACGACCTGCGGCGCTGGCTGGGTGCGGGCCGGGTCGCCTTCGCCCTGGGGCCCAAGACCCTCGCGGAGTTGGAGGGCGCGCTCACCCGCCACCACCTCGCGCCGCCGCCGCCCAATCCCCTCGCGGACACGCACGCGGACGAGGCGAGGCTGGAGGCCGCCGCCGACGCCTACCGCCGCTGGCAGTGGGCCCACCTGTACCGGGTCCTCGACGACGAGGGCTGGAGCGCGGCGGTCCGGCACCTCCTCGGCCTGGAGGGGGCCCAAGCGCGGGCCCGGGGGCCCGAACTGGCGCTGGCGGAGGGCTGAGCGGGGGCGCGGGGGCCGGGCCCCGGTTGTTCAGAGCTGCCCCTTGCCCCCCGTCTCCCCGGTGAGGTCCCGCAGCAACCCCTCGGCGGCGCCGCCGAGTTCCCTCACCCGCCGCTGCGCCGAGGCCGGGTCGAGCCGGGAGGCGAGCATTGAACCCCGCAGACCGACGAAGTCCTGCCGAAGGCGGTCGAGGGCCCGGGCGCGCTCCGGGTCGGGGGGCCTGCCCACCTCGGCGAGCGCGCGGGCCAGGCATCGCCGCGTGTGGTCGCTCGCATCCTCCTCATCCATGCGGGCCTCCACGCCCCGGCGCCTACACCGGGGCGTGGTTGACCCGTGAGGGCGCGGGCGACGCTCATTGTGGGCCACGACCCGGAGTGGCCGGGTGGTCAGAACCTTGTCAGACCGGCGCCCTCAGCATCCGGGCATGTCGTCCCAGGCGGAGCGTGCCCTTCTTTTCGACCTGCGGTGCCGGACCCGGCGTGAGGTGGCCGAGGCGCTGCACCGGCTCTCCACGGAACCCGGGGACCCGGAGGCCGGGCGGCTTCTGCGCGGGCGTTACCTGGCGGCCCTCCACTCGGCCGCCGCCCTCCGGGAGGTGCGGGCGGCGGCCCGCGAACTCGCCGGGCGGCCTCTGGGCGGTTGACCGACCGGGAACGCGCACCCCGACTCATGAGGGCGAGCAGGTCCGCTTCATGAGTTGCCATCCGGCCACACATGTCAGGAAGAAGTGACGCCCTGGGTTGTACCCTGGACGTGCTCGGCCCTGACCCTCATGCTGAACGACCTCTTCGTCAACTTCTGCGTGCTGTGCACCACGACCTTCCTGGTCGGCTGGACCCTGCGCTCCCTCAAGCACGCCTGGACCTGGACCCAGATCGCGCTGCGGGCGCTGCTCACGGTGGCGAGCAGTTTCGTCCTGATCGCCAACGCGGTGCCGCTGGCGGGCGGGGTGGCGCTCGACCTGCGCGCGGTGCCCGTGGCGCTCGCCACCATCGGCGGCGGGGTGCCCGCCGGGGTGACGGTGGCGCTGCCCCTGATCGCCTACGAGGTGTGGCGCGGGGGCGAGCGGGCTCTGGTCCACGGGCTCTCCCTCGCGCTGGTGGTGGGGCTGTGTGCCCTCGCCCTGCGCGGGGTGCCCCGGGACGTGGAAAATTCGGGGGTGCGCTGGTGGGTGCCGTTCGGCATCTTTGCCCCCAGCAACCTCCCGCTGGCGTATGGAGCCTACCTGGCGACCGGGGACGCGGGCTACGCGGCGAGCGTCACCCTGCTTCTCACGGCGGCGCAGACGATTGGGATGCTCGCCTCCCAGGCGATCACGGTCACGCAGCTCCGGGCGCTGGAGCGGGCCGAGGTCCTGACCGACCTCGCCTACACCGACAAGCTGACGGGCGTGGGCAACCGCCGCGCGCTCGACGAGGCGCTCTCACACCCCGGGGACATCTCGCACGTGCTGCTCCTCGACCTCGACCACTTCAAGCTCGTCAACGACACGCGCGGCCACGACACGGGCGACCGGGTGCTGGAGGCCACCGCCGCCGTCATGCGCGAGGTCCTGGGCAGGCGCGGGTGTCCCTACCGCTTCGGCGGGGAGGAGTTCGCGGTGCTGCTGCGGCAGACGAGCACCGCCGAGGCCGTGGGCCTGGCCCAGGAGCTGCGGCGGCGGGTGGCGCAGGAGGTGGGCACGCGCTCCGGCCACCCCGACCTTACCCTCACCGTGTCGCTGGGCCTCGCCGGGGTGCATCCGGCGTCCACCGCCCTGGAGCGCGCCGACAACCTCCTCTACGCCGCCAAGCGCGCCGGGCGCGACCGGGTGGAGGCCGAGGCGCTCGCGGTGGCCTGAGCCGTCCCCCCGCCTCAGCGTTCGTCGTCCAGTTCGTCCTCGTCCGGGTCCTCGTCGTCGTCCTCCCGCCAGTCGCGGACGAGGTCGGTGCGGCGCAGGTCGCCCTCGTCACGGGGGGCGCCCACGCCCAGGGCATTGGGATCACCCTCGCCCGACAGCACCGCCTGCGCGCGGGCGAGGACGGGGGTGTCCTCCCCCTGCGCCCCGTACCGCTCGGCGAGGTACGCGGCCACCCACGCGCCGAAGTACCACAGGGCGAGTTGCGCGGCGTACCCGCCGGGGTGCCCCGGGTCGGTGCCCGGTGGGTAGGGGACCGCCACAACCTCGTCCACCCGGCTCTCCAGCACCTCGCGGGCGATGCTGAGGGCGGGGTCGGGGTCGCCCAGGATCAGGGCGACCTTGGCGTCCCCCCGCTCGTGCTGGGCCTCGAAGGCGCCCGTCACGAGGGGAAGGGGATCGCCGAGGACCGGGATGCCGAGTGTCTTGCCCACCCGGGCGAGCAGGGTCTGCCAGGCGTGCGGCAGGGCGTCGGCGTCGGGCGCGGCGAGCAGCAGGGGCGTGCGGCCCCACAGGGTCCAGGCGAGGTCGCGGGCGGGGTTGCCCTCGGTCACCTGCGGGGCGCAGCGGTCCCGCAACTCGGCGAGGAGGCGTTCGGCGCCTTGCGCCTGATCCGCGTGCCCGCTGGCGTAGGCGACGTACTGGGCCGCGTGGTAGGTCGTGCCCAGGCCCCCGGGCACGAGCACGTCCACGTCGTCAGGACTGCCCCCGGTGCTCACCCGCCGCACCTTCGCCCCCGTCACCTCGGCGAGGTCGGCGTAGTCGCGGGCCGGGTCCGCCGCGTCCGCGCTCCCGATCACGAACTGGGTGCCGCCGTCCCGCGCCAGCGTCCCGGAGACGAGCGCCCCGGCGAGGTGCGCGGCGAGGGTGCCCTCTCCCACCCCGATCACCGCGTGCGGGCCGGGCTCGGGCTGGGCAGGACCGGCGTAGCTGCCGGGCAGGCGTTCGAGGAGGGAGAGGAGGTCCATGGCCCCGGTGTACCACATCTCTTTCGCCCGCCCCGCCATTTCACGGATACCGCCCGAACGCGGGGCGTGGCATGCTGCCCCCTATGCCCTACCGGGAGTTCCTGCCCGATGCCCTCCTGGAACTGGCGCGGCGGCAGCCACCTCAGCCGATCCCCACGCCC from Deinococcus aetherius includes:
- a CDS encoding DHH family phosphoesterase, whose amino-acid sequence is MRAWRVSPPLAQVLHGRGLTPAHLDPPLTLTPNPALREAARRIVAAIRARKRIRIHGDYDADGVSATAILVLGLRELGAIVHGFIPHRLNEGYGIHPDRVEEHAAACDLLVTVDCGVTNLEEVGALLARGVEVIVTDHHAPGLDFPSCLVVHPSLTTRYDPALHNLTGAGVAYHLLWAVRAELGLGEPRDLAGLATLGTVADVAPLVGENRALVRVGLPALAESRLPGVRALLRAKGALRPSARDVAFLLAPLLNAAGRLGEADLALGLLTTTGEHEAATLATYLEARNQERRVIQDRMFAQALEIADPEAPAILVTREDWHAGVMGIVASKLLETFHKPVFVVAQGKGSVRSTPGISAVEGLRYSHDLLRRYGGHPGAAGFAIDPANLPALRGRLHEYARQFPPPVPEYRLDAPLPTLGATLDLVTEAAAFEPYGTGHTPPLWHVREPLAATRLVGKRGDSLQFQVGPLRGIKHGERDATPGERDLATHLVMSEWRGRTRLELHGQALRAPGRLGLAGSPGDVAPLPRLDPREAMRHLKAGAAAYADGAVAAYLRDQVPGLTLRSPGEAPPGGELILYALPAEDDLRRWLGAGRVAFALGPKTLAELEGALTRHHLAPPPPNPLADTHADEARLEAAADAYRRWQWAHLYRVLDDEGWSAAVRHLLGLEGAQARARGPELALAEG
- a CDS encoding GGDEF domain-containing protein, which translates into the protein MTPWVVPWTCSALTLMLNDLFVNFCVLCTTTFLVGWTLRSLKHAWTWTQIALRALLTVASSFVLIANAVPLAGGVALDLRAVPVALATIGGGVPAGVTVALPLIAYEVWRGGERALVHGLSLALVVGLCALALRGVPRDVENSGVRWWVPFGIFAPSNLPLAYGAYLATGDAGYAASVTLLLTAAQTIGMLASQAITVTQLRALERAEVLTDLAYTDKLTGVGNRRALDEALSHPGDISHVLLLDLDHFKLVNDTRGHDTGDRVLEATAAVMREVLGRRGCPYRFGGEEFAVLLRQTSTAEAVGLAQELRRRVAQEVGTRSGHPDLTLTVSLGLAGVHPASTALERADNLLYAAKRAGRDRVEAEALAVA
- a CDS encoding SIS domain-containing protein is translated as MDLLSLLERLPGSYAGPAQPEPGPHAVIGVGEGTLAAHLAGALVSGTLARDGGTQFVIGSADAADPARDYADLAEVTGAKVRRVSTGGSPDDVDVLVPGGLGTTYHAAQYVAYASGHADQAQGAERLLAELRDRCAPQVTEGNPARDLAWTLWGRTPLLLAAPDADALPHAWQTLLARVGKTLGIPVLGDPLPLVTGAFEAQHERGDAKVALILGDPDPALSIAREVLESRVDEVVAVPYPPGTDPGHPGGYAAQLALWYFGAWVAAYLAERYGAQGEDTPVLARAQAVLSGEGDPNALGVGAPRDEGDLRRTDLVRDWREDDDEDPDEDELDDER